The Erigeron canadensis isolate Cc75 chromosome 1, C_canadensis_v1, whole genome shotgun sequence genome segment AACTTTTATTTACAATGTTTAACctttattctatatataaataatatatataatataaaaagtacatataacaattatttataaaaaaaataaataaaatgaatgtCTAAAGGGTCATTACTCCACCCCAAAGGAATGAGGGGAATGCCCCTTATGATTGGTAGTAGACACGTGTCATGCAAGGAGTAGAAGAGGGGTATTCCTTTAACCTTCAACTCCTCTTAGTCTAAAGCGGAAGATCCTTTTGTATGTGTGTCGGCAGTGTCgccaaaacatattaaattgaTCAAAACAAGCATGAacctaatattattatattgatatttatatttaaaaagtctcaataatttatactttttattttttcatcaataatttacaccttttaaccattaatacttaatttatatttatttttagccataacttgagaaattcttttaaaatttacaatcatttatttaattaaaaaaatttcaacatatgaaatatgtctataaaaaattatttcaaaacctaatgacttattaacaaatattagattagatttttataaattataaatattaatatttagtttaatatttaatataaacacaatttgaagtgtagatacatatcccaaacataataacagatgacgatatacaatATCTTTATCCTAAACACAACAAGAATCACAAAACATGAGATGAtcataaaagaaaacatgatTTACAAGAgaggttacttgaatactaaatccaaatcaatataaacttcattcattattaattttatctctcaataaaaaaggtacattattttctctttttttatatattatttttgcgtattaatgtttgaagttacatatacttgaatgtcaattACAAGATCACAagcatgtttatattttaattcttaattatattttataataatatcaacattatgagtacaactgttttcaaaaaattctattataaagaaattattatagatgtgccttgtggaatgattacggcaaacaattccatcagaATGTCTCAGTTAATAATGACAGtaacgaacctatgattattgtagtacaacttgcaaagtatatcacttagaaccgtatatcttcaaaattataaacttttattactTAAATGTACGAAGatctaatatttataataccgtccagtgttagacacgggtctaaaatctagttacgAGTACCAAACAAGAGAGTCGACATACTGAACAACTTCATCTAAGCCAGATGTAAAACTCCCAAAGTATGTAACCTTGTATGTCTCTTGATCATACACGCCTAATAAACCCCTAGAATATgcgtaaaaaaaaaacttattatttgatGTGAATCCAAATGGAATTATGTCTCCACATGCTTTCGATATAGAGTTTGACAGCACGTGGCTTTTGACCCAAGAGTCACGAGCCACACCGTACTCGTTCATGATCACCCACACTTCTAACTTACCATCATGTTGAGTATATGACACCAAACAAAGCTTTCCGTCCAACATGCCCAATATGTTGCAGTTGGCTACGACGGAATCTGGAAGAGACATCTGACGGAAGGACTCCACACCCAAATCAAATACTACTATTTTTTGGATGTGATTCTTTTTAAAGTAACTCAAAGCATAAAGATGGCCATCATGATCATCTACAAATATACCGACAACATCTTCGGGAAAGCTATCATCAACAATAATGAATTCCCAAGAGTCTTTTTTTATACTGTAGACCTCAACTTGCAACCAGACTGATTTATCACGATCATGTGTAATCTTAAGAACTTTGTAATCATCTGTCATGGGATCAAACCCGAACCCAAAAGAGAATATATATCTAGAACGTAGACCATTATTCTTATAATCATATTGAATTAAGGGCTCTGAAATTGGAGGAAGAAGCTTTACAGCTGACAAAGAAGGGTTCCATATGTATATTCCTTTAACATCATAATAACGcccaatataaaaacatattaagcCATTAACGGAACCTATAACATGGCCGCCGTACTCATGCAATGCGGATTGTGGGAAATTATGGGGTAACTTAACAAGATCATTGAGTTTGATATCGGGAGATTGGGAGAGGTCATACACTGTGCATGGTAAAGCATGTTTTCTGTATCGAATTGCAGCGTTGAAGGCCAGGACAATTTCATTATTATGTTTGTTGCGGATGGAATGATTGAGATGGGATTTGATGAAATAGGATTCCGATAAGAAAGCGTTCCAGGGTTTACAAACACGTCTCATCTGAACAAGCTGTTTCGCGGGTAATCGGATGAATATGTTGTTTAAAACGTCTTCCGATAGTTTCTCCATCGTCTTCCAATCGTTAACTGGTGCTTAATTAATCGGTACTTGTTCGATCTAATACGTGCTGCCTGActattataaacaaaaataacaatatataacaaataattagTTGCCAAATATATACCCGATCGTATCAAATATCTATTCGTATATATCTACGTACTTTACTTTTGTAACAAAAATATCTATTTGTATATATCCTATTTCgtaataataactatttttacTTCGtccttatatttatatgttgtttgCTTGCAGGGGACGTAACTATAGGGAaggtttaattatatatatggaattaGGAGCGTCAAAAAGTCACATATATAGGCCAATAGATTATTGACCCGTGTGATACGCGGGTAGATTTATAACATGTTATTATTTCATGACaacatattatttgatataaataaaaaatttaataaatatttgattttttacatAAGATGAGCTATTTGAcgttaaataagaaaaatcatataaatatatatttttaacatattatttattcttctatttaatatagataaaaaatattGGTTTCATGTAATCAAATTTAAAGGTTATAAAGTCAACATTTATAATTTCATGGtatatattttaacatgtaTACAAAAATATTAGAGATATTTGATTTGGTGAAATTTGAAATTAACTTACTTAAACTTAACTTAGCCTTAACTTATTTgttatagatacatatattataGCTTCAGTTGATATATGTATAACATAAagtcaaaatttataaattaattttatagataaattttactcttttgaaaccttttctacatatatatatatatatttattttaattatcataCATTAATAAATGTAgatatgcaaagttatattttgtttaaagtacaaagtagaaaaactaatgttgtgtttgatCAATTTTAAAGTCAATatgaatcatcattttgatctaaacattcatcattttgatctaaaCATTGTAACTGAAATTTGAAATTCATCTAATAATCattgtttttctaattaataatttaatactctcttatatataaatgatgtcATCTTGCACTTAAGTTTGAGTTAAGTCGATTTTAAGCTCTTTATATTATGGATTGTATGAACTATTTTATCCAAACCCTCTTTTTACCTATCATTCGAAATCTGTGTGTGAAAAGTTTATtgtgatttaataaaaaaaaaaaaaaaaattcaattttaagttttaaagtatTTTTATGAGCTTAATCTACAGTTTTTTtgattctttatttttaatagattaTATTTTCTTATCTCAAAACAACTTTCATTGTTATTCCTAGCCATAATCGTTTATTccttttgatttcttattaAGTCAtggtttgtttgtttctttcaactttttttttggtataattagtctttttatattattttttaataaattgcaACACATAAATTATGTGAATTTATATACAGTTGTATATTAGTTACAATATTGAAAAACTTTAccatttaaacaataaatatataaaagataaaataaaatacaaatgataataatagatttaaataaaataatgcaggataatgattattatagaTTAATATGAATTAGTGCatgaatatacattaaaaaatagttattattattttttcttttaagttttgatttataatttgtCTACACTAAAAAGTATAATGATTGATAT includes the following:
- the LOC122591399 gene encoding F-box/kelch-repeat protein At3g06240-like; amino-acid sequence: MEKLSEDVLNNIFIRLPAKQLVQMRRVCKPWNAFLSESYFIKSHLNHSIRNKHNNEIVLAFNAAIRYRKHALPCTVYDLSQSPDIKLNDLVKLPHNFPQSALHEYGGHVIGSVNGLICFYIGRYYDVKGIYIWNPSLSAVKLLPPISEPLIQYDYKNNGLRSRYIFSFGFGFDPMTDDYKVLKITHDRDKSVWLQVEVYSIKKDSWEFIIVDDSFPEDVVGIFVDDHDGHLYALSYFKKNHIQKIVVFDLGVESFRQMSLPDSVVANCNILGMLDGKLCLVSYTQHDGKLEVWVIMNEYGVARDSWVKSHVLSNSISKACGDIIPFGFTSNNKFFFYAYSRGLLGVYDQETYKVTYFGSFTSGLDEVVQYVDSLVWYS